From the Mangifera indica cultivar Alphonso chromosome 10, CATAS_Mindica_2.1, whole genome shotgun sequence genome, one window contains:
- the LOC123227695 gene encoding putative disease resistance protein RGA3: MAEGILFSVAGKILEGLESLLLREGKLPWGVKDEIQKLNKTVNTIKSTLLDAEEQHNKMNQQVTDWIQRLKDAFYDADDLLDDFSTELRWREVMAGNKLAYEVRIFFSKYNQIAYSLRMAHKIKTIREELDEIKNDKQYHFSEHLVKKGVISIERETHSFIRVEKVIGRDNDKGKVIRLVLDSNDSVDVSVVTIVGLGGVGKTTLAQLVYNDENVINYFQLRMWVCVSEDFTVKTIVEKIIKSATRKEFGNFNLNELQEFLRKEIDGKRYLLVLDDVWNERQNKWDELTDLLMNGSKGSKILVTTCGKVVAKVTSKLESYVYTLTGLDEKKPWSLFTQKAFQHGVEPKDSKLIEIGKGIVAKCGGVPLVIMTIAQLLSGNNKEDDWLNFKENEMSKVIKEESDILPLLKLSYNHLPSNLKQCFAYCALFPKDYKIKKQKLIHLWMAQGFIQM; the protein is encoded by the coding sequence ATGGCTGAAGGCATTCTATTTAGTGTTGCGGGCAAAATCTTGGAAGGGTTGGAATCCTTGCTTCTCCGAGAAGGGAAATTGCCATGGGGTGTTAAGGATGAGATTCAAAAACTCAACAAGACTGTCAACACTATCAAATCAACACTTCTTGATGCTGAGGAGCAGCACAACAAAATGAACCAACAGGTAACCGATTGGATCCAGAGGCTTAAAGATGCTTTTTATGATGCAGATGACTTGTTAGATGATTTCTCTACTGAACTTCGATGGCGAGAGGTGATGGCTGGAAACAAATTGGCATATGAGGTACGAATCTTTTTCtccaaatataatcaaattgcATATAGTCTTAGAATGGCTCATAAGATTAAGACCATCAGGGAGGAACTCGATGAGATTAAAAATGATAAGCAGTACCACTTTTCTGAGCACCTTGTTAAAAAGGGAGTCATAAGTATAGAAAGGGAAACTCATTCTTTCATACGTGTAGAAAAGGTAATTGGAAGAGATAATGATAAAGGTAAAGTTATAAGACTTGTATTGGACTCAAATGATTCTGTGGATGTTTCGGTTGTTACCATAGTTGGACTAGGAGGAGTAGGAAAAACCACACTTGCGCAGCTTGTTTATAATGATGAGAATGTCATAAACTATTTTCAGTTAAGGATGTGGGTGTGTGTATCTGAGGATTTTACTGTAAAGACAATTGtcgaaaagataataaaatctGCAACTCGTAAagaatttggaaattttaatttgaacgAATTGCAAGAATTCcttagaaaagaaattgatggGAAAAGATATCTACTAGTTTTGGATGATGTATGGAATGAAAGGCAGAATAAATGGGATGAATTGACTGATCTATTAATGAATGGTTCAAAAGGAAGCAAGATACTAGTTACTACATGTGGTAAAGTAGTTGCTAAGGTTACTAGCAAACTTGAATCTTATGTCTATACCTTGACAGGACTAGATGAAAAAAAGCCTTGGTCTTTGTTTACCCAAAAAGCCTTTCAACATGGGGTGGaaccaaaagattcaaaattaatagagatAGGAAAAGGGATTGTAGCAAAGTGTGGTGGAGTTCCTCTTGTCATAATGACAATAGCACAATTACTGTCTGGTAATAATAAGGAAGATGATTGGCTGAATTttaaggaaaatgaaatgtcaaaggtgattaaagaagaaagtgatATTTTACCATTGCTCAAGCTCAGCTATAATCATCTCCCTTCAAACTTGAAACAATGTTTTGCTTATTGTGCATTGTTTCCAAAGGATTATAAGATTAAGAAGCAAAAATTGATTCATCTTTGGATGGCGCAAGGGTTTATTCAAATGTAA